One Saccharomyces kudriavzevii IFO 1802 strain IFO1802 genome assembly, chromosome: 7 DNA segment encodes these proteins:
- the MDS3 gene encoding Mds3p (similar to Saccharomyces cerevisiae PMD1 (YER132C) and MDS3 (YGL197W); ancestral locus Anc_8.157) — protein MPLLQPSTCFCYPLKLPPLPLASDSNELDECARKRLTLDYRTGSAVTLTRSNIFVHGGLTIPLNLPTVNSMQLQKELILFFAKEKNNGSSFRNLNEWISKETFFLDLMSRTWYRVKTSFDQKTEELLRAENPSYKPNTDTNDIQVDVKKNRFVESPLKERLFHSLCYLDGCLYVFGGLTVSPQSGYELIATNELWKLDLNTKKWSLLSEDPQITRRFNHNMHVKNENNDNKDTKLIIVGGLNNMDQPVRKIDIYNISQNCWQSETIPKQPMDIITNVNGIPLALAKDQNFSILVENNEANIPALAFYMRSDQIDKCLEKDTSKVKNHSPIVALPLLSESHGIRMPSNPALPKELLNVPYDLLAPTGGYFGFNIVIGGFHPNYQSSNFHCFIYDINSGKWSRVATACPDCDINKHRFWRVFVWRSHHQTILLGTKTDDYYSPSVQRFDHLSTFGLPLVNIFNKTIQLPHHRISASSLPTPIENFAKHKDTPLRKLSFTSSATSQFENYIRYIAPPLEMSSIQSVFPPYAMVLGKDALEIYGKPLSDFEFITSEGDSIGIPCYLLRKRWGRYFDMLLSQSYTKVCADYESTGTQSTLIKFSPHSSRNSSKAVRPEGRLSSSGSLDNYFEKNFPIFARTSVAEAQNTRPQVANADTKLSNRSNASDERSSSTSSELYSTPHYQHSNYGEDDEDPVSPKPVSKSNSIYRPIRKTESSSTTSSSNGMVFRVPFKEKAAVMTNAEGALGANPSLQELSRRRSSLMSIPSGGLLRPSISEAEHQRRASHPLTSSPLLEDEGTSGGKQQQQQSLQNSHSHLSPRRFSRSARSSISYVSSSSDRRGNSISSRSTSESIETPPILGVLNVPLPPQTKEPNEPPPPCPATCARRSNTLTDYMHSNKASPFSSRRSSHVSRRSSTPETENAFSATPRVSLDDQMLGKSFKEGSASQYTQPRMNSFPKATETMQTPTPSQNEWSRQSVTSNADSFDSMQSNFALELEPLLTPRSLYMPWPTSTVRAFAEFFYTGQVNSKWLLAPVALDLLVMAKIYEIPLLYKLILEVLYSILAKKEESLSLICTSLMENFHTKVLNYYKGDEDKTKTYLSSSDNYQEMLKLKTSLENIDNGYYDPDLLRNQSRAHSSSTQESSGSGNGEKTASGAGSLDTPSSNVPTVFAGGPRDSHNSVGSIGFPNGMNMQGSRRSTSGFSPRVKMKSSLSKEINAKSFYDEYESKECKGFEENDDQQTNMGSFNLNLFDMNYGSISSSSTNSISSGDFEEKEEQEQLQDLLEIEREDSAEILDARTRNKENDKVMKDTPKDKGHTYPPQEKVTNLKAKEGKDPKDEREEEEEFDFGLGMLSLNKIKREAKHVDKIDDSVDPLFKSSGFPQSPVRAYGSTTRTSSASGKPYKDNRPFNAFSVLTLENMASANALPPVDYVIKSIYRTTVLVNDIRLMVRCMDCIELSKNLRVVKRKALEDISKLKSFLKPSP, from the coding sequence ATGCCTTTATTACAACCATCCACTTGCTTCTGCTACCCTTTAAAACTTCCTCCATTGCCGCTGGCCTCCGATTCCAACGAGTTGGACGAATGTGCCAGGAAGAGGCTGACGCTGGACTACAGGACAGGTTCAGCTGTAACGCTAACAAGGTCCAATATTTTTGTACATGGTGGCCTGACCATCCCATTGAACCTGCCGACTGTAAATTCCATGCAATTGCAGAAGGAGCTTATATTGTTCTTTGCCaaggagaaaaataatggtAGTTCTTTTAGAAACCTGAACGAATGGATAAGTAAAGAGACGTTTTTCCTGGACCTGATGTCTAGGACTTGGTATAGAGTGAAAACGTCATTTGACCAGAAAACAGAGGAACTGTTGAGAGCGGAGAATCCCAGTTACAAGCCAAACACCGATACAAACGACATTCAGGTGGACGTTAAGAAAAACAGGTTTGTAGAATCCCCTCTCAAGGAAAGGCTATTCCACTCCCTATGCTATTTAGACGGATGTTTGTATGTGTTTGGTGGTCTCACTGTGTCTCCGCAAAGCGGGTATGAGCTGATTGCCACTAACGAACTGTGGAAACTAGACTTGAATACCAAGAAATGGTCGCTGTTGAGCGAAGACCCTCAGATAACGAGAAGGTTTAACCATAATATGCATGTCAAGAAcgaaaataatgataataaggACACGAAGCTGATAATTGTTGGTGGACTCAACAACATGGATCAGCCCGTCAGGAAAATAGACATTTATAACATATCGCAGAATTGTTGGCAGTCGGAAACCATACCCAAGCAGCCAATGGACATCATCACAAACGTTAATGGGATACCCTTGGCGTTGGCAAAGGACcagaatttttccatcCTGGTcgaaaataatgaagcGAATATTCCTGCCCTGGCATTCTACATGCGCAGTGATCAGATAGACAAATGTCTCGAGAAGGACACCTCCAAAGTAAAGAACCACTCCCCCATAGTGGCGTTGCCCCTGTTGTCCGAGTCTCACGGCATCAGAATGCCATCAAACCCAGCTTTACCGAAAGAACTATTGAACGTTCCGTATGACTTATTGGCCCCGACAGGGGGGTATTTCGGGTTCAATATCGTGATCGGCGGGTTTCATCCAAATTACCAATCTTCTAATTTCCACTGCTTTATATACGATATCAATTCGGGCAAGTGGTCACGGGTGGCTACTGCTTGCCCCGACTGTGATATCAATAAACACCGATTCTGGAGAGTGTTTGTATGGAGGTCACATCACCAGACCATTTTACTGGGTACGAAGACCGATGACTATTACTCGCCAAGTGTACAAAGGTTTGATCATCTTTCGACTTTTGGGCTACCCCTagtaaatattttcaacaagacAATACAACTACCCCATCACAGAATATCAGCCTCGTCTTTACCGACACCAATAGAGAATTTTGCGAAGCATAAGGACACACCATTGAGGAAGTTAAGCTTTACCTCGTCAGCTACCTcccaatttgaaaattacATTAGATATATAGCTCCGCCCTTGGAAATGTCATCCATTCAATCGGTGTTCCCACCTTATGCTATGGTTCTGGGTAAAGACGCCCTGGAAATTTACGGAAAGCCCCTATCGGATTTCGAATTCATTACTAGTGAAGGCGACTCGATCGGGATACCATGCTATTTACTAAGGAAAAGGTGGGGCCGTTATTTCGACATGCTCTTATCACAAAGCTATACAAAAGTTTGTGCCGATTACGAAAGCACCGGTACGCAATCTACGCTAATCAAATTCTCGCCGCATTCATCCAGGAACAGTTCCAAAGCTGTAAGGCCGGAAGGCAGGCTTTCTTCATCAGGCTCACTGGACAATTACTTCGAAAAAAACTTCCCAATCTTTGCAAGAACAAGTGTTGCTGAGGCTCAAAATACACGCCCTCAAGTAGCAAATGCGGATACGAAACTTTCGAATAGATCAAATGCATCAGATGAACGAAGCTCTTCCACTTCTTCCGAGTTGTACTCGACTCCGCATTATCAACATAGTAATTATGGagaagacgatgaagatcCTGTTTCTCCAAAGCCCGtatcaaaatcaaacagTATTTATAGACCAATTAGGAAAACTGAAAGTTCTTCCACAACAAGTTCTTCGAATGGTATGGTATTCAGGGTGCCCTTCAAGGAAAAGGCCGCAGTAATGACAAATGCAGAAGGTGCTTTGGGAGCAAATCCTTCCCTTCAAGAATTGAGCAGGAGAAGATCATCACTTATGAGCATCCCTTCCGGTGGCCTTCTAAGACCATCCATATCTGAGGCGGAACATCAACGTCGTGCGTCGCATCCGCTGACTTCATCACCACTACTAGAGGATGAGGGAACATCAGGTGGTaaacagcagcaacagcaaagTTTACAAAATTCTCACAGTCATTTATCCCCCCGCAGATTTTCCAGGAGTGCAAGAAGCTCAATTTCCTACGTGAGTTCTTCATCTGACAGGCGTGGAAACTCAATTTCTAGTAGAAGTACAAGCGAAAGCATTGAAACGCCACCTATTTTAGGTGTTTTGAATGTACCATTGCCGCCTCAAACGAAAGAACCTAACGAACCCCCTCCACCGTGTCCCGCCACGTGCGCAAGGCGAAGCAACACCTTAACAGACTATATGCATTCTAACAAGGCTAgtccattttcttctcgtAGATCATCGCACGTCAGTAGACGTTCCAGCACACCAGAAACGGAAAACGCATTTAGCGCAACGCCAAGAGTGTCCTTAGATGACCAAATGCTGGGAAAGTCTTTTAAGGAAGGTTCTGCGTCGCAGTATACGCAACCGCGAATGAACTCTTTTCCAAAAGCTACTGAAACAATGCAGACTCCCACACCATCGCAAAATGAATGGAGTCGCCAATCAGTTACTTCCAATGCAGATAGCTTTGATAGTATGCAATCTAATTTTGCCTTGGAATTGGAGCCGCTATTAACACCAAGATCACTATACATGCCTTGGCCAACTTCCACAGTCCGGGCCTTTGCAGAGTTCTTTTATACGGGACAAGTGAATAGCAAATGGCTTTTGGCACCGGTCGCCCTTGATTTATTGGTAATGGCTAAGATCTATGAAATTCCGTTACTTTATAAATTGATCCTCGAGGTTTTGTATTCGATTCTGGCCAAAAAGGAGGAAAGTTTATCCCTAATTTGTACTTCGTTAATGGAAAATTTCCATACCAAAGTTCTCAATTATTATAAAggtgatgaagataaaacGAAAACTTATCTAAGTTCAAGTGACAATTATCAGGAAATGCTTAAATTGAAAACGTCGTTAGAAAATATCGATAATGGATATTACGACCCTGATTTATTACGGAATCAATCAAGAGCACATTCTTCAAGCACACAAGAAAGTAGTGGTAGTGGAAATGGCGAGAAAACTGCAAGCGGTGCCGGCTCCCTGGACACTCCTTCAAGCAATGTTCCCACAGTCTTTGCTGGGGGGCCTAGGGATAGTCACAATTCGGTGGGCTCCATTGGGTTTCCAAATGGTATGAATATGCAAGGATCAAGGAGATCAACATCAGGGTTTTCTCCACGTGTTAAGATGAAGTCAAGTTTAAGTAAGGAAATAAATGCAAAAAGCTTTTATGACGAGTATGAGTCAAAAGAGTGCAAAGGCTTTGAAGAGAACGATGATCAGCAAACCAATATGGGGAGCTTTAATCTTAACCTGTTTGATATGAATTATGGTTCCATCAGCAGTAGTAGTACTAATAGCATCAGCAGCGGCGACTtcgaagagaaagaagaacaggAGCAGCTTCAAGATTTATTAGAAATTGAAAGGGAGGATTCTGCTGAAATTCTAGATGCAAGGACtagaaacaaagaaaacgatAAAGTAATGAAGGATACGCCAAAAGACAAGGGTCATACCTACCCACCGCAAGAAAAAGTTACCAACTTGAAAGCTAAAGAAGGTAAAGACCCTAAAGATGAGAGggaggaagaggaggaatTTGACTTTGGCTTGGGAATGCTTTCACTCAATAAGATAAAAAGGGAGGCCAAGCATGTTGATAAGATAGACGATTCGGTAGACCCGTTATTCAAATCATCCGGTTTCCCACAAAGTCCAGTTCGAGCATATGGGTCTACCACGAGGACTAGCTCAGCTTCTGGAAAGCCGTATAAGGACAATCGGCCGTTCAATGCATTTTCTGTTTTAACGCTAGAAAATATGGCATCTGCAAATGCATTGCCTCCCGTTGATTATGTCATAAAATCAATTTACAGAACTACCGTGTTAGTAAATGATATCCGGTTGATGGTACGTTGTATGGATTGCATTGAACTGTCTAAAAATCTAAGAGTagttaaaagaaaagctcTCGAGGACATTTCAAAGTTAAAAAGCTTCCTTAAGCCGTCGCCTTAG